The DNA segment tctgtgagacgggtcaaccatacccatatttaaaataataactaataagtaatacttttggcataaaatataatatttttttatggataacccatataaaaaacccatctaaaaaaaatgacccttgagaccgtctcataggagtttttgccaATATGAAATATGCTAATAAAGTTTCGATAAAACCAATTACTTAAAAGAAACCACACACATCAAGGACAACTCTCTTGTGAAACGGACAAATATATATCCGTGAGACATGTCGACTCGACCCATATTTTCAATGAAAAAcgatacttttgacataaaaaataatattttttacatgAGTCAAATCGAATAAGAgatctcacaaaattaaccgTCTCATAAGAGTTTTCGCACGGTAATTACAGTATCTTATGACTTATAATATTGTAGAAACTCTCATTATTAATCTTATGTTTTCATTCTCAATCATTTTTAGATTAAAAAGCATCATTTACATTGTGAATGATTGCTAATTAgtaatatgaatttaattattactattattattaaatattaataataatgccAAGGTAATAGTGAGACTCTGTATgtaaattcaaatttatatcTGTTCAAGTATGTAAAAGATCGAATGTAACATCTTGAAATATACACTGAACTATATAAATGGGGAACAAAGAATTGAAGTGCAAGACTTGCTTTCAAAATTGCAGCTGAAAATTTTCGCCACTCACATGatgaatgagcatgcacaaATGCTAAGCCTGAATGTTTAAAAGAACCATTAAATTCATGTGTCAAATTATCATCCTTACTTCAAGGAGCTCTATCAAACGGCTTCGTATCATTGTAGCAAACATCCCAAACAGCTTCCATGGCATCCTTAGCCGCAGCTTCTGAGCAGTAGGGGTTCGCAGTAACTGACTGCATTACTCTTCGCCTCACACAGTCCTTCAAACAACATTTCACATGAAGTTGACACAAAGATGTGGAATTTCTACCAACAGATAATCTTTGAAAGTTTTCTGGAATACCCTTGATACCGTCACACAAGTTTTGCTTTACATGCTTTCAATTATTTTGTCAGGTATTGATGTCAATCAGATTCGAATCATTCGATCATAATGACATAAAACACCGTTTCATCACGAATACATAAGAAACGTTAAATATATTAGACAACTAGTAAGATAAGAAACTCACTTGTTCATGGCCACGAAGTTTCATGTGACCACGCAACAATTCCCTTTTGTAATGGCAATCACCACTGAGATGACCAGCTCGAATCTGTTTTCAGAGTCACATAGATCAGAAAGAATAAAAACACGATGAAGAACCACTCTTGTACCCTAACCAGCTCCCCTTCTCCccaaaaagaaaaataagaaagaaATATGTGAAACACAAATCGAGTAGATTTTAACCTCACTGCAAGCATGATGTGCGCAGTTAGTCCAATCCAAATTTTCAGCACGGCAATCATCATATGCATGAATGAGCTCGTGAATCACAACTTGGTTCACCTCATCTTGAATTTGCATTTGATTACTACATACGACTATCTATGACAAAGAAAGTTTACAagcaaacaaaaaaatgaataaCAATATATGCTGGGTATATTtggcaaaaaaaattttttgcaaGCTTTAGGAAAAAACTAGCATTCCAAACTTATATAACATCACATTCAAAGTTTCTGCCACTGCTCATAGTATATGACATCGGAAGAATGAAATGCCCTCAGCCTCTtgaataaaaccaacaacacaCTTCATGGAATGATGGGGAATTGAGAATAAGGTAAAAAACGGTGGATTCTAATAACTGCATACCCCTTCACCACGAACATAACCGCCACTGATCTGTTTATCACAATTGACAGCCTTAATGAAATTGCTTCCAATACTACATCCAGATTTCTCCAGATGCTCCATAAGAAACTTGACTGTTGGAGCTGCAAAGTTTACACATAATTGTTGCTGAGGTTCTAaaaccctaaatcccaacaTTGGCATGACATAATAATTTAAGACGATTTTCATAAGAAGCATACTTCTGAAGCTTTTCTGGATCATTTTCTCGCACTGATCCACAGTCATGCCTCCACGCCCCCCAGAAGATGAGCCAACAGAGGTTGCATTTCCACTAAGCTCATCAGCCATCTAATTCCTTTTTGGTATGCAGCTACTTCAACAATTAAGTGTGTATATATA comes from the Henckelia pumila isolate YLH828 chromosome 1, ASM3356847v2, whole genome shotgun sequence genome and includes:
- the LOC140874970 gene encoding mitochondrial inner membrane protease ATP23, which encodes MADELSGNATSVGSSSGGRGGMTVDQCEKMIQKSFRTPTVKFLMEHLEKSGCSIGSNFIKAVNCDKQISGGYVRGEGIVVCSNQMQIQDEVNQVVIHELIHAYDDCRAENLDWTNCAHHACSEIRAGHLSGDCHYKRELLRGHMKLRGHEQDCVRRRVMQSVTANPYCSEAAAKDAMEAVWDVCYNDTKPFDRAP